A DNA window from Impatiens glandulifera chromosome 7, dImpGla2.1, whole genome shotgun sequence contains the following coding sequences:
- the LOC124944957 gene encoding uncharacterized protein LOC124944957 translates to MASSNRDESLLFMNLSTSSPVAVSEGESYLYDTNTSYQIGSASGSFQNNEGFLDGSESDFAFSRSEFRQSPLVGTVETYDRHIFLCYKNPKVWPPRIEAAEFDRLPRLLSAALATRKTEMKKQTRLTICEGHDGTETSNGDVLIFPEMIRYRRLTHFDVETFVEEVLVKERDWLPGIPEALSGFYVFVCAHGSRDQRCGVCGPLVITRFMDEIESRGLHNKVTVSPCSHIGGHKYAGNVIIFGPNVEGKVTGHWYGYVKPEDVPFLLEQHIGKGEIVDYLWRGQMGLSEEDQKIAQESRRKQNGDDNIGCNIDESELRIESNGCCQTNGSLKCCQVNGNGKKVKKSEKDITSKKKVINYNSDNKGSFTRRACNMPTWFESWEREDTYASIAVVAAVMSVAVAYGCYKRMN, encoded by the exons ATGGCAAGCAGTAACAGGGACGAGTCTCTTCTATTCATGAACCTTTCGACATCATCTCCAGTTGCGGTTTCGGAAGGAGAAAGTTATCTTTATGATACCAACACTAGTTACCAGATCGGCAGTGCTTCAGGGAGCTTTCAGAACAACGAGGGTTTCCTTGATGGAAGCGAATCAGATTTTGCATTTTCTCGTTCTGAGTTTCGTCAGTCTCCGTTAGTTGGAACTGTTGAGACCTACGATCGTCATATCTTTCTCTGTTATAAGAATCCTAAGGTTTGGCCTCCTCGTATTGAAGCTGCTGAATTTGATCGATTGCCTAGGCTTCTGTCTGCTGCTCTTGCTACAAGGAAAACGGAGATGAAGAAACAG ACTCGATTAACCATATGTGAAGGACATGATGGAACCGAGACATCAAATGGTGATGTTTTAATCTTTCCAGAAATGATCAGATACAG GAGACTGACACACTTTGATGTCGAGACATTTGTTGAAGAAGTTCTTGTTAAAGAACGAGATTGGCTTCCAGGTATTCCTGAGGCTTTAAGTGGCTTCTATGTTTTCGTTTGTGCTCATGGGTCTAGAGATCAGCGTTGTGGCGTTTGCGGGCCACTTGTGATTACTAGGTTCATGGACGAGATAGAATCGCGTGGCCTTCACAATAAAGTGACTGTTAGCCCGTGTTCTCACATTGGAGGTCATAAATATGCTGGGAATGTCATTATATTCGGACCAAATGTAGAAGGGAAAGTGACTGGTCACTG GTACGGGTATGTAAAACCCGAAGACGTCCCTTTCTTGCTCGAACAACATATAGGAAAAGGAGAGATCGTGGATTATCTTTGgag GGGACAAATGGGGTTATCAGAAGAAGACCAGAAGATAGCACAGGAATCGAGACGAAAACAAAATGGGGATGACAATATTGGATGTAACATCGATGAATCTGAATTGAGAATTGAATCTAACGGCTGTTGCCAGACAAATGGGAGTCTGAAATGCTGTCAAGTGAATGGAAATGGCAAAAAGGTGAAGAAATCTGAGAAAGATATTACAAGTAAGAAGAAAGTGATCAATTATAATAGTGATAATAAAGGATCTTTTACTAGAAGAGCTTGTAATATGCCAACATGGTTTGAGAGTTGGGAACGAGAAGACACATACGCGAGTATTGCTGTTGTTGCTGCTGTTATGTCGGTTGCGGTTGCTTATGGATGCTATAAAAGGATGAACTAG
- the LOC124945915 gene encoding 30S ribosomal protein S16-2, chloroplastic/mitochondrial: MVVRLRLSRLGCKNKPFYRVMAADSRSPRDGKHLEILGYYNPIPVQDGGKRMGLNFDRVKYWLSVGAQPSEPVERLLFRTGLLPPPPMVAMGRKGGPRDTRLVDPMTGRYLTPDKKLIDNSQSQDSKNDGSDEGVTITH, from the exons atggtGGTAAGATTGAGATTATCGAGGTTGGGATGCAAGAACAAGCCGTTCTATCGAGTTATGGCGGCGGATAGCAGGTCACCAAGGGACGGCAAGCACCTCGAGATTTTGGGATACTACAACCCTATCCCAG TGCAAGATGGTGGAAAGAGAATGGGACTTAACTTTGACAGAGTGAA GTATTGGCTTTCAGTTGGTGCTCAGCCTTCTGAACCCGTAGAACGCCTTTTGTTCAGAACCGGTTTGTTACCTCCACCTCCTATGGTGGCGATGGGTCGTAAAGGCGGACCAAGAGACACTCGATTAGTTGATCCCATGACTGGACGATACTTGACGCCTGATAAAAAGCTAATCGATAATAGCCAATCACAAGACTCTAAAAACGATGGATCAGATGAAGGTGTCACAATAACACACTGA
- the LOC124945299 gene encoding phosphatidylinositol/phosphatidylcholine transfer protein SFH2-like, giving the protein MVIVTEEMTKQFHKLMEEIDERHKDTFKNVHQGYPTGTLKRFLRARDGNLSKAHKMLVDCLDWRIQNDIDDILTKPISPTELYRTIRDTQLVGLSGYTKEGHPVFVIGAGFSTYDKASVNYYVQSHIQMNEYRDRVMLPSASRKFGRHISTCIKILDMTGLKLSALNQVKLLTVISNIDDLNYPEKTETYYIVNAPYIFSACWKVVKPLLQERTRKKVQVLQGSGKDELLKIMDYGSLPHFCKREGSGSGSSRNLSDDCYSLDNDFHQELYNYIKSRAELTRPARPTRQGSLHIGFPEPNPDDVKIVETIETECQKFGHQNDL; this is encoded by the exons ATGGTGATCGTAACGGAGGAGATGACCAAACAGTTCCACAAACTAATGGAAGAAA TTGATGAACGACATAAAGATACATTCAAG AATGTTCATCAAGGGTATCCAACTGGAACACTAAAGCGGTTTCTCAGAGCAAGAGATGGGAACTTGAGTAAAGCCCATAAAATG CTTGTAGATTGCTTAGACTGGAGGATACAGAATGACATTGACGACATATTGACG AAACCAATCAGTCCTACTGAATTGTATAGAACGATCCGCGATACTCAGCTAGTTGGATTATCTGGTTATACTAAAGAA gGTCATCCGGTTTTTGTTATTGGTGCTGGCTTCAGTACGTATGATAAAGCCTCT GTGAACTACTATGTCCAATCACATATCCAGATGAATGAATACAGGGATCGAGTAATGTTG CCATCTGCCTCTAGAAAATTTGGACGGCATATTTCAACCTGCATAAAGATTCTAGACATGACTGGTCTAAAGCTTTCAGCTTTGAACCAAGTTAAG TTGTTGACTGTCATTTCAAACATCGATGATTTGAACTATCCTGAGAAGACAGAAACATATTACATTGTCAATGCCCCTTACATATTCTCAGCTTGCTGGAag GTTGTGAAACCGCTATTGCAGGAAAGAACAAGGAAAAAGGTACAAGTTCTTCAAGGTTCTGGCAAAGACGAGTTGTTGAAG ATAATGGATTATGGGTCTCTCCCGCATTTTTGTAAAAGAGAAGGATCTGGATCTGGATCATCACGCAATTTGAGTGATGATTGTTATTCATTGGACAATGATTTTCATCAAGAGCTTTATAATTACATTAAAAGTCGAGCTGAGCTAACAAGACCTGCTAGACCGACCAGACAAGGATCATTGCATATCGGTTTCCCAGAACCTAACCCGGATGATGTCAAGATTGTTGAAACGATTGAGACAGAGTGTCAAAAGTTTGGCCATCAAAATGATCTCTAA
- the LOC124945564 gene encoding KH domain-containing protein HEN4 — translation MEDSFTPKRPPDTSTFDWSELPPAKRRHHQPLPFFKIAFNEAVFRILCPAKKTGLVIGKGGAVVRQLCDETGARIRIDDSDPEFEERVIIIVGDSSKRETNSTSDANQTGSNTEHVGSSAQQGLVRVFERIAKVVADRNWVSTEGNEKGEERQESVGDVGVNGAVTPPAPIVCKLLAPGNQVGCVFGRGRNVIERIRHDSGAKVRVLSSDQIPPCSFPGDELIHISGNFQAVKKALLYVSSCLQDSQVHAAGNRSAGPNKKIIEEEIVFKLLCKADKVGALIGKGGCVIRALENDTGASIKIRDETTDLDERVVERVVLISARENSEQRYSAAQEAVIRAHNRITEVGFELGAPVVARLLVHPHLVGFLMGKGGLIPELRRVTGASINIFHKEQVANYGQVSDDVVQVMGSLPCVQDVLFQITSRIREIILPTEPYMSNSGGPHFMPPYSEMPLPMLPPRHDPSFPGAYPSPAGPPLDQQPHSHGMDHSGPNYFERFAHTQGGGPPNVPSFDTQCSPRSWVPQNMNTGGFVMANGPMGSGNHQVRNAASTNLEIVIPRMFLGHVSGDRNCNLGHIRQISGAIVEIQDPSPGATEGVVMVSGTPEQLYLAQTMIHAFIQSELTF, via the exons ATGGAGGATTCATTCACTCCAAAACGTCCACCGGACACTTCAACTTTCGATTGGTCCGAACTTCCTCCGGCGAAACGTCGTCATCATCAACCACTACCCTTCTTCAAGATCGCCTTTAACGAGGCCGTATTCCGCATACTATGCCCTGCCAAAAAGACAGGTTTAGTAATCGGTAAGGGTGGTGCCGTTGTTCGCCAGCTCTGCGACGAAACTGGTGCCAGGATTCGTATAGATGATTCCGATCCTGAATTTGAAGAACGCGTAATTATCATTGTTGGCGACTCGTCTAAAAGAGAAACCAATTCCACATCCGATGCAAATCAAACTGGTTCTAATACCGAACATGTGGGTTCATCTGCCCAACAGGGGCTGGTTAGGGTGTTCGAGAGGATTGCGAAGGTTGTTGCTGATAGGAATTGGGTTTCGACAGAGGGCAATGAGAAAGGAGAGGAGAGACAAGAATCTGTTGGTGATGTAGGCGTCAATGGAGCTGTAACGCCACCTGCGCCTATAGTTTGTAAGTTGCTGGCTCCTGGTAATCAGGTGGGTTGTGTTTTTGGGAGAGGAAGAAATGTTATAGAAAGGATAAGGCATGATAGTGGTGCCAAAGTCAGGGTTTTATCCAGTGATCAGATTCCTCCATGTTCATTTCCTGGTGACGAATTAATTCAT ATATCAGGAAACTTTCAGGCTGTAAAGAAAGCACTTTTGTATGTTTCAAGCTGCCTTCAAGATAGTCAAGTGCATGCTGCTG GAAATAGGAGCGCAGGGCCGAACAAGAAGATTATTGAAGAGGAGATTGTATTTAAACTGTTATGTAAAGCTGACAAAGTTGGAGCTCTCATAGGGAAAGGCGGTTGCGTAATACGAGCACTTGAGAACGATACTGGGGCCTCAATAAAAATAAGAGACGAGACTACTGATTTGGATGAGCGAGTTGTTGAACGAGTTGTTCTTATATCAGCACGAGAG AATTCAGAACAACGATATTCTGCAGCACAGGAAGCGGTTATTCGTGCTCATAACCGAATCACAGAGGTGGGATTTGAACTTGGTGCTCCTGTTGTTGCCAGGCTTCTTGTACATCCTCACCTAGTGGGTTTTCTTATGGGAAAAGGGGGTTTAATTCCTGAACTTAGAAGAGTTACTGGTGCTAGCATTAACATTTTTCACAAAGAACAAGTGGCTAATTATGGGCAAGTAAGCGACGATGTAGTGCAG GTGATGGGAAGCTTGCCCTGTGTACAGgatgttttatttcaaattacaagTAGGATTAGGGAAATCATACTTCCTACTGAACCATACATGTCAAATTCTGGCGGTCCACATTTCATGCCCCCTTATTCGGAGATGCCACTGCCTATGTTGCCACCTAGGCATGATCCATCGTTTCCTGGCGCATATCCTTCTCCAGCTGGACCTCCCCTTGATCAACAACCACACTCTCATGGAATGGATCATTCGGGTCCAAATTATTTTGAGCGTTTTGCACATACTCAGGGTGGTGGACCTCCCAATGTTCCCTCTTTTGATACACAATGCTCACCACGGAGTTGGGTTCCTCAG AACATGAATACAGGAGGATTTGTAATGGCAAATGGTCCCATGGGAAG TGGTAATCATCAGGTGCGTAATGCTGCAAGCACAAACCTCGAGATTGTAATCCCTCGTATGTTCTTAGGACATGTTTCCGGAGATAGGAACTGCAACCTTGGTCATATCAGACAG ATTTCTGGCGCGATTGTGGAGATTCAAGATCCCAGCCCCGGAGCAACTGAGGGTGTGGTGATGGTATCGGGTACGCCAGAACAACTATATCTTGCACAGACTATGATTCATGCCTTCATTCAAAGTGAGCTGACCTTTTGA
- the LOC124945557 gene encoding serine/threonine-protein kinase D6PKL1-like encodes MDNQSKRSEPNSSNFSRESISSDESSCSSLSNNAVNKPHKANDVRWEAIQAIRTKEGMLGLNHFRLLKKLGCGDIGTVYLSELNGTKCYFAMKVMDKASLASRKKLVRSQTELEILQCLDHPFLPTLYSHFETDKFSCLVMEFCPGGDLHTLRQKQPGKHFSELAVKFYVAEILLALEYLHMLGIIYRDLKPENVLVREDGHIMLSDFDLSLRCNVSPTLVKSAITKNEFRKSSAQSSQPSCVLPTSCFKPRFFSKKKPKNEIGNQVRPLPELMAEPSGARSMSFVGTHEYLAPEIVKGEGHGSAVDWWTFGIFLYELLYGKTPFKGSGNRATLFNVVGQPLRFPDTPVVGFAVRDLIKGLLVKDPHDRLAYKRGATEIKQHPFFRGVNWALIRCASPPEVPRPVEVERFSASSSHKSEVVATHEKKENYLEFDFF; translated from the exons ATGGATAATCAATCGAAAAGATCAGAACCTAATTCAAGTAATTTTAGCAGAGAAAGTATAAGCAGCGATGAAAGCTCTTGTAGCAGTCTTAGTAACAATGCTGTTAATAAACCTCATAAAGCAAACGATGTAAGATGGGAAGCAATTCAAGCAATTCGAACAAAAGAGGGAATGTTGGGTTTAAATCATTTCAGATTGTTGAAAAAATTGGGTTGTGGCGATATTGGAACTGTTTATCTATCGGAATTGAATGGTACCAAGTGTTATTTTGCTATGAAAGTGATGGACAAAGCATCGTTAGCTAGTCGTAAGAAACTTGTTCGATCTCAAACAGAACTAGAGATTTTGCAGTGTTTGGATCATCCTTTTCTACCAACTTTGTATTCTCATTTCGAAACAGACAAGTTTTCATGTCTTGTTATGGAGTTCTGTCCTGGAGGTGATCTACATACACTTAGACAAAAACAACCTGGAAAGCATTTCTCAGAACTAGCTGTTAA GTTTTATGTTGCTGAGATTCTACTAGCTCTTGAATATCTTCACATGCTTGGGATTATCTATCGCGATCTCAAACCAGAGAATGTACTTGTTCGAGAAGATGGACATATAATGCTCTCTGATTTCGATCTTTCTCTAAGATGTAATGTCAGCCCGACTCTCGTGAAATCTGCAATCACCAAGAATGAATTTCGTAAAAGCTCTGCTCAATCCTCCCAACCGTCTTGTGTTTTGCCAACTTCGTGTTTCAAACCTCGATTCTTCTCtaagaaaaaaccaaaaaacgAAATTGGAAACCAAGTGAGACCGTTGCCTGAGCTTATGGCCGAACCATCCGGGGCTAGATCGATGTCTTTCGTCGGGACCCATGAATATTTAGCGCCTGAAATAGTTAAAGGAGAAGGCCATGGGAGTGCTGTTGATTGGTGGACTTTTGGGATTTTCTTGTATGAGTTATTGTATGGTAAAACGCCTTTTAAGGGATCGGGAAACCGGGCAACTCTATTCAATGTTGTCGGGCAGCCACTTCGGTTTCCTGACACTCCGGTTGTGGGATTTGCGGTTCGTGATCTTATAAAGGGGTTGTTGGTTAAGGATCCGCACGATAGGCTTGCATATAAACGAGGGGCGACTGAAATAAAACAACATCCTTTTTTCCGAGGCGTGAATTGGGCGTTGATTCGTTGTGCAAGCCCACCCGAAGTCCCGAGGCCCGTGGAGGTTGAAAGGTTTTCTGCATCGTCGAGCCATAAATCCGAAGTGGTTGCTACTCATGAGAAAAAAGAGAATTATCTTGAGTTtgatttcttttga